The proteins below are encoded in one region of Sporosarcina sp. FSL K6-1508:
- a CDS encoding GNAT family N-acetyltransferase, with amino-acid sequence MNIRKATLSDAKGIAKVHVDSWKSTYINIIPDEFLETLSYDQRTDLWNRNISKEGNYVFVAENNEREIVGFADCGKRDGNNVDNSGDLTSIYLLEEYQGRGVGKQLLKQLVLQFEELGFNRVFVEVLEDNKTRYFYEYYGANLLESEKTTIAGTELNLLIYEWNNLNELISKL; translated from the coding sequence ATGAACATAAGAAAAGCTACTTTATCTGATGCCAAGGGTATAGCGAAAGTCCACGTTGATAGTTGGAAATCTACTTATATAAACATTATTCCAGATGAATTTTTGGAGACATTATCATATGACCAACGAACTGATTTGTGGAATCGCAATATTTCTAAAGAGGGAAATTACGTCTTTGTCGCAGAGAATAATGAGAGAGAAATCGTAGGATTTGCAGATTGCGGAAAAAGAGATGGTAATAATGTTGATAATTCTGGTGACTTAACATCTATTTATCTCCTTGAAGAATATCAAGGAAGAGGAGTTGGGAAACAATTATTGAAACAACTAGTTCTTCAATTTGAAGAACTAGGCTTCAATAGAGTTTTTGTGGAGGTGTTAGAAGACAATAAAACTCGGTATTTCTATGAATATTATGGTGCTAATTTACTTGAATCCGAAAAGACAACAATTGCAGGTACTGAATTGAATCTTCTTATATACGAATGGAATAACCTTAACGAATTAATATCTAAACTCTAA
- a CDS encoding GNAT family N-acetyltransferase, with the protein MISELKESEFYKCRSLLNEQGQLEAKAVVEGINPGRIFVDDIESPASGLIWLGNNDGFFFIGDERIEGFNTELNRFIDTVIIPEAEKVGLTWFEGIGNHNKWDETIIKVFENRNLGSWNQRVYMLQKNDYKDNFELAIEEGYEIVKISKAFFKNTDKSIGNIEFLHSKIVEFWSSPDRFFNEGFGYGVVCKNKIVSVCFSGFVVDNVHCIDIETLEEHQGKKLAQNVAIAFVKECLENNLVPYWDCMESNKPSIAVAENIGFRNVFNYIGYEFKFE; encoded by the coding sequence ATGATTTCAGAATTGAAAGAGTCGGAATTTTATAAATGTAGATCTTTGTTAAATGAGCAAGGTCAATTAGAAGCTAAAGCAGTCGTCGAAGGGATAAATCCTGGTCGTATTTTTGTAGATGATATTGAATCTCCTGCTTCGGGACTTATTTGGTTAGGAAATAATGACGGTTTCTTCTTTATTGGAGATGAAAGAATCGAAGGGTTCAATACCGAATTAAATCGTTTTATTGATACAGTAATCATTCCAGAAGCAGAGAAGGTAGGATTAACTTGGTTTGAGGGTATTGGAAATCATAATAAGTGGGATGAGACTATTATAAAGGTGTTTGAAAACCGCAATTTGGGAAGTTGGAATCAGAGGGTTTATATGTTACAAAAAAACGATTATAAAGACAACTTCGAACTTGCTATTGAAGAAGGATATGAAATTGTTAAAATTAGTAAAGCATTTTTTAAAAACACTGATAAATCAATTGGAAATATTGAGTTTTTACATTCCAAAATAGTAGAGTTCTGGTCTTCACCCGATAGGTTCTTTAATGAAGGCTTTGGTTACGGTGTAGTTTGTAAAAATAAAATTGTTAGCGTCTGTTTTTCAGGTTTTGTAGTTGATAATGTACATTGTATTGATATTGAAACCTTGGAAGAGCATCAAGGTAAAAAGTTAGCACAAAACGTAGCCATTGCTTTTGTAAAAGAGTGTTTGGAAAATAATCTTGTTCCTTATTGGGATTGTATGGAATCTAACAAGCCTTCAATTGCGGTCGCAGAGAATATAGGATTCAGAAATGTATTTAACTATATAGGTTATGAATTTAAGTTTGAGTAA
- a CDS encoding stage II sporulation protein M — MITIANIIRETGLKRSIIFFIFAVAITIIATVITYIINPDIKEITEGIGNKLPDQVKESEGIKKVWSFVVNNGFRVPLQMFILALIPIQFLYLLNIISTVALPGILFGIALQVNSIKGLGIIIATIPHYAFEVFAFCLFASVLFELNQVVRVKIRNVFKADEVGTSLIKKVLETIKIYAILILPLIIMAAFSETYIADIIFGLFE; from the coding sequence GTGATTACTATAGCAAATATAATTCGTGAAACCGGATTAAAAAGATCAATTATTTTTTTTATATTTGCTGTAGCAATAACAATTATTGCAACGGTAATAACCTATATAATCAACCCGGATATAAAAGAAATAACCGAAGGAATAGGAAATAAATTACCGGATCAAGTGAAAGAATCTGAAGGTATAAAAAAGGTGTGGTCATTTGTTGTTAATAATGGATTTAGGGTGCCTTTACAAATGTTTATCTTGGCTTTAATTCCAATACAATTTCTATATCTGTTGAATATAATTTCAACTGTTGCTCTGCCTGGTATTCTTTTTGGGATTGCTTTACAGGTCAATTCAATAAAAGGTCTTGGTATAATTATTGCCACTATCCCTCATTATGCTTTTGAAGTATTCGCTTTTTGTTTGTTTGCATCAGTTCTCTTTGAGTTAAATCAAGTTGTTAGAGTTAAAATAAGAAATGTATTTAAGGCAGACGAAGTAGGAACATCTCTTATTAAAAAAGTTCTAGAGACTATAAAGATTTACGCCATTTTAATTTTACCGTTAATTATTATGGCTGCATTTTCGGAAACTTACATAGCAGATATTATATTTGGCTTGTTTGAATAG
- the istB gene encoding IS21-like element helper ATPase IstB, with amino-acid sequence MTSPIELLQEKCRTLRLAETAKELPALLRNAESGSWTYHEFINELLTHEMVCREKKTIHRLMQWADFPYPKTLADYRLEEQNAIGERQFKLLKDLNWIEEMFTLILMGPPGTGKTHLSVGLGTLAIEHGYQVTFVSMGELIYILKSSDYVSKSKTRYKRITTSDLIIIDDVMYMTVDPKEASLFFQFIYDMYDKTAFILTSNKGPNEWGKFLGDTSLTTAILDRLLHRSEVISFGEDEESMRMKYRKTLFPEVSAQT; translated from the coding sequence ATGACCTCTCCTATTGAACTATTACAAGAAAAATGTAGAACCTTGAGACTCGCTGAAACCGCAAAAGAGCTTCCCGCTCTTTTGCGTAATGCAGAATCGGGCAGTTGGACTTATCACGAGTTTATTAATGAACTCCTTACCCATGAAATGGTGTGCAGAGAAAAAAAGACCATTCATCGACTAATGCAATGGGCAGACTTTCCCTATCCAAAAACACTGGCAGATTATCGACTGGAAGAACAAAATGCGATTGGCGAGAGACAGTTTAAATTATTAAAAGATTTAAATTGGATTGAAGAGATGTTTACCCTAATTCTAATGGGCCCACCTGGGACAGGCAAAACACATTTGTCCGTAGGACTAGGCACTTTGGCTATTGAACATGGATATCAAGTGACCTTCGTTTCAATGGGAGAACTAATATATATTTTAAAAAGCAGTGATTACGTTAGTAAATCAAAGACACGCTATAAACGTATTACAACATCAGATTTAATAATTATTGATGATGTTATGTATATGACTGTAGATCCAAAGGAAGCAAGCCTGTTTTTCCAGTTTATATATGACATGTATGATAAAACCGCATTTATATTAACTTCGAATAAGGGTCCAAATGAATGGGGTAAATTTTTAGGAGATACCTCACTGACAACCGCTATATTGGATCGCCTTCTACATCGAAGTGAGGTGATTTCCTTCGGAGAAGACGAAGAAAGTATGCGTATGAAGTACAGAAAGACTTTGTTTCCCGAAGTAAGTGCTCAAACTTAA
- the tnpA gene encoding IS66 family insertion sequence element accessory protein TnpA, whose product MTRDERRAMWHARIEAFKASGESSVTAWCATNNICVPSMYTWLKKEWQKVDTAPTAQQWVSFDTIAPKVSMPSQLTLAIGVVSIQIEEGFNPTLLGEVLQVLQTHVK is encoded by the coding sequence ATGACACGAGACGAACGGCGAGCCATGTGGCACGCACGGATTGAAGCATTTAAAGCGAGTGGTGAATCTAGTGTAACAGCCTGGTGTGCTACAAATAATATCTGTGTTCCAAGTATGTATACTTGGCTTAAAAAGGAATGGCAAAAAGTAGATACTGCACCTACAGCCCAGCAGTGGGTTTCGTTTGATACAATCGCTCCAAAGGTAAGTATGCCTTCCCAATTGACACTTGCGATAGGTGTTGTTTCCATTCAAATTGAAGAGGGATTCAACCCTACACTTTTAGGGGAAGTACTTCAGGTACTTCAAACGCATGTTAAGTAA
- the tnpB gene encoding IS66 family insertion sequence element accessory protein TnpB (TnpB, as the term is used for proteins encoded by IS66 family insertion elements, is considered an accessory protein, since TnpC, encoded by a neighboring gene, is a DDE family transposase.) codes for MLSKTPVDCVYLACGRTDLRKSIDGLAVIVQESFQLDPFSPSLFVFCNRKRDKLKILHWDHNGFWLYYRRLENGLFQWPDGQTTQPLAISHRQLHWLLDGLPHEQKQAHPKVSAKIII; via the coding sequence ATGTTAAGTAAAACACCCGTTGATTGTGTGTATTTAGCCTGCGGACGTACTGATTTACGAAAATCTATCGATGGATTAGCTGTCATCGTTCAAGAAAGCTTTCAGCTTGATCCGTTTTCCCCTAGTTTATTTGTCTTCTGTAATCGAAAGCGCGACAAACTGAAAATCCTACATTGGGATCATAATGGATTTTGGCTTTACTACCGAAGGTTGGAAAACGGTCTATTCCAGTGGCCCGATGGACAAACAACCCAGCCACTTGCGATTAGCCATCGACAATTACACTGGCTACTTGATGGCTTACCACATGAACAAAAACAAGCTCATCCAAAAGTTTCTGCAAAAATCATTATTTAA
- a CDS encoding NUDIX hydrolase, translating to MGQNTSSIYTPSKHFVSAATIVLNDQKEILLIKGPIRGWEMPGGIVEEGESLRDAAIRETKEESGIDIEVLKFCGIFQNVDKSICNTLFLAKPIGGQLTTSPESLEVGFFLIEQALEMVTVGNFRQRIEHCLDNSIQPFCVEF from the coding sequence TTGGGACAAAACACATCATCTATTTACACACCATCTAAGCACTTTGTTTCTGCTGCAACGATTGTACTCAACGATCAAAAGGAGATTCTGCTAATTAAGGGACCTATAAGAGGTTGGGAAATGCCAGGTGGAATAGTCGAGGAAGGTGAGTCTCTGAGAGATGCTGCAATTAGGGAAACTAAAGAAGAGTCAGGTATTGATATTGAAGTTCTTAAATTCTGCGGAATATTTCAAAACGTGGATAAGTCAATTTGTAATACGCTCTTTTTAGCTAAGCCGATTGGTGGTCAATTAACAACTTCGCCAGAAAGTTTAGAAGTGGGATTCTTCCTTATTGAGCAAGCTTTGGAAATGGTAACTGTTGGGAACTTCAGGCAAAGAATAGAACACTGTCTTGATAACAGTATTCAACCATTTTGTGTAGAGTTTTAG
- the istB gene encoding IS21-like element helper ATPase IstB, with protein MMQQTNYQQLLKNLEYLKLKQMVTYLDEVIDFGIHNQLSFIDTLIKLTNYEIDLREKNMVHAMVKVGAFPNLKEVKDFDFEFQPSLNPQQIQDFLTLRFIEGNENIVFLGPSGVGKTFLASAIGIAAAKKRTSTYFIKCHDLIQNLKRARLENRLESRLKHYTKYKLLIIDEIGYLPIDAEDAKLFFQLIDMRYEKRSTIFTTNVNFKSWDEVFQETKLANAILDRILHHATVVTIVGNSYRLKDHLAPEGE; from the coding sequence ATGATGCAGCAAACAAATTATCAACAGCTTCTGAAGAACTTGGAGTATTTGAAACTGAAACAAATGGTAACGTATTTAGACGAAGTCATCGACTTCGGTATCCACAATCAGCTGTCATTTATCGATACATTAATTAAACTGACAAACTATGAAATCGATTTACGTGAAAAAAACATGGTTCACGCGATGGTAAAAGTGGGTGCATTTCCAAATTTAAAAGAGGTAAAGGATTTTGATTTTGAATTCCAACCCTCGCTAAATCCACAGCAAATTCAAGATTTTCTTACGCTACGTTTTATTGAAGGGAACGAAAACATCGTATTTCTGGGACCTAGTGGAGTCGGAAAAACATTTTTGGCTTCAGCGATTGGCATCGCAGCCGCTAAAAAACGTACTAGCACTTACTTTATTAAATGTCATGACTTGATTCAGAACCTGAAGCGGGCCCGCTTAGAAAACCGTTTAGAAAGCCGCTTGAAACACTACACAAAGTATAAGTTACTCATAATCGATGAGATAGGCTATTTACCGATTGATGCGGAGGATGCAAAACTATTCTTCCAGCTGATAGATATGCGTTATGAAAAACGTAGCACAATCTTTACTACTAATGTTAACTTCAAATCCTGGGACGAGGTATTTCAGGAAACCAAGTTAGCAAATGCGATATTAGATCGTATTTTACATCACGCAACGGTGGTTACCATCGTTGGAAATTCTTATCGTTTGAAAGATCATCTAGCTCCAGAAGGTGAGTGA
- the istA gene encoding IS21 family transposase has protein sequence MKKIMIYMKICELSEMGFSKSAIARKLDISRNTVSKYLKSTSEEFEDYLVSLQSRKKKLDPYRDVIVGWLKKYPDMSSAQVYDWLKENQGLNEDNIVENTTRNYVNELRAAYHIPKVSEQRVYEAVPDSPMGFQAQVDFGQDLVTCNDGKRRRLYFIGFVLSNSRYKYIEFLDRHFHTRDLVRCHENAFEFFGGMPEEMVYDQDALLAVSENAGDLLFTKEFDNYRKLRKFSIYLCRKSDPESKGKIEQVVKFVKHNFMKNREFQDIHLWNQQAIQWLERTGNYKVHHNTKKRPSEVHTVEKLHLRKVSSKFSFENSLIESITRTIQKDNVIRFESNRYSVPTGTYDAKTKNMAYLEVTTDDHLNIRLQTSGELIARHLLCSSKGQLVYDPTHHKKPSPKKTLLRDEIVIRFSNKELICWFLDELNKKYPRHLLDQLKVLQMVIRNHPEHINEALETVKTLHMISANDFRDVAFTLHKESQMQVKEVITNSPKYQEYKAAERSEDYYTDLLSGGKRS, from the coding sequence GTGAAGAAAATCATGATTTATATGAAAATCTGCGAGTTATCCGAAATGGGCTTTTCTAAGTCGGCAATTGCGAGAAAGTTGGACATTTCAAGAAATACCGTTTCTAAATATCTAAAGAGTACATCTGAAGAATTTGAGGATTATTTAGTCTCCTTACAATCACGTAAAAAGAAGTTGGATCCCTACAGGGATGTCATTGTTGGATGGTTGAAGAAATATCCTGATATGAGTAGTGCCCAGGTCTACGACTGGTTGAAAGAGAATCAGGGGTTGAATGAAGATAATATTGTGGAGAATACTACTAGGAATTATGTGAATGAGTTACGTGCTGCATATCATATACCAAAAGTGTCTGAACAAAGAGTTTATGAAGCAGTTCCGGATAGTCCGATGGGTTTTCAAGCACAAGTAGATTTCGGTCAAGATTTGGTGACTTGTAATGACGGAAAGAGAAGAAGGCTTTATTTTATTGGGTTTGTATTATCCAATTCTAGGTATAAGTACATTGAATTCTTAGATAGACATTTCCATACAAGAGATTTAGTCCGCTGTCATGAAAATGCTTTTGAGTTTTTTGGAGGCATGCCTGAAGAAATGGTATATGACCAAGATGCTTTACTAGCTGTAAGTGAAAATGCGGGTGACTTATTATTTACCAAGGAATTTGATAATTACCGTAAACTAAGAAAATTTTCTATTTATTTATGTAGAAAAAGCGATCCCGAATCAAAAGGGAAAATAGAACAAGTCGTCAAGTTCGTGAAGCATAACTTCATGAAGAATCGTGAGTTTCAAGACATCCATTTGTGGAATCAACAAGCCATTCAATGGCTTGAGAGAACCGGAAACTACAAAGTGCATCATAATACAAAAAAAAGACCTTCTGAAGTGCATACAGTCGAAAAACTGCACTTAAGAAAAGTCTCTTCAAAATTCTCTTTCGAGAATTCCCTAATAGAAAGTATAACAAGAACAATTCAAAAGGACAATGTCATACGCTTTGAATCCAATCGTTATTCCGTACCTACAGGTACGTACGATGCGAAAACTAAAAACATGGCATATTTAGAAGTAACCACAGATGACCACCTAAATATTCGATTACAGACATCTGGAGAATTAATCGCGAGACATTTACTCTGTAGTTCGAAAGGACAATTAGTTTATGATCCAACTCATCATAAGAAACCAAGTCCAAAGAAAACGCTATTGAGAGACGAAATTGTGATTAGGTTTTCTAATAAAGAATTGATTTGTTGGTTTTTAGATGAATTGAATAAGAAGTATCCAAGACACTTATTAGACCAGTTGAAAGTATTACAAATGGTCATTCGAAATCATCCAGAGCATATAAATGAAGCGCTGGAAACTGTGAAAACTTTGCATATGATTAGTGCTAATGACTTCAGAGATGTCGCTTTCACGCTACATAAAGAATCACAGATGCAAGTAAAAGAAGTAATTACCAATTCACCAAAATATCAAGAATATAAGGCAGCAGAACGATCAGAAGATTACTACACCGATTTATTATCTGGGGGTAAAAGGTCATGA
- a CDS encoding alpha/beta fold hydrolase — MKRIKKLIKYIALTIVTVLVIALLFPTWTSNIKGDNSISTLEQIEINGSGHEIMIRGNDKDNPVIIVVHGGPGAPEIPYATKYGDLLEANFSIVNYDQRASGKSYHFFEDYSALSTDLLVDDLLAVTEYISERLDKEKVILMGHSSGTYIGLQAAYKSPDKYEAYVGIGQMSETKESEIESLKYSISQAQKAGNADDVLALQGLTEQIKNGDTFTPRNYVMKYGGAVRLIDNPDGDNIGVLLSSEYNLLDVIRYNYGMGFSQEKLLSNILENPLPSIVTKLEIPLYFVMGKYDYMTSSNAAKKYFDSIEAEHKEFISFEKSAHYPQFEEKEKFSEWMADTFINKNK; from the coding sequence ATGAAACGTATAAAGAAATTAATAAAGTATATTGCACTCACTATTGTAACAGTACTCGTAATCGCGCTCCTCTTTCCCACATGGACATCAAATATAAAAGGCGATAACAGTATAAGTACATTAGAACAAATAGAGATAAATGGAAGTGGTCACGAAATTATGATACGTGGCAATGATAAGGATAACCCAGTCATCATTGTCGTACATGGAGGACCTGGGGCTCCGGAAATACCATATGCCACTAAATACGGAGATTTATTGGAAGCCAATTTCTCAATTGTTAATTACGATCAAAGGGCAAGTGGAAAATCATATCATTTTTTTGAGGACTATTCTGCTCTTTCAACAGACTTATTGGTAGATGACTTATTAGCTGTGACCGAATATATATCAGAAAGGCTTGATAAAGAAAAGGTTATACTGATGGGGCATTCTTCTGGTACATACATTGGACTACAAGCTGCCTATAAATCCCCCGACAAATATGAAGCATATGTTGGGATTGGGCAAATGAGTGAAACAAAGGAAAGTGAGATTGAAAGTTTAAAATACTCTATTAGCCAGGCCCAAAAGGCTGGAAATGCGGATGATGTTTTAGCTTTACAAGGACTAACCGAGCAAATTAAAAATGGCGATACGTTTACACCAAGAAACTATGTTATGAAATACGGCGGCGCTGTTAGACTCATTGATAACCCCGATGGTGATAACATAGGCGTTTTATTGAGTAGCGAATATAATTTGTTAGACGTTATTCGTTATAACTATGGGATGGGATTTTCCCAAGAAAAGTTGTTAAGTAATATATTAGAAAATCCATTACCTTCCATCGTAACAAAACTTGAAATCCCTTTATATTTCGTCATGGGGAAATACGATTATATGACTTCCTCCAATGCCGCAAAGAAGTATTTTGATAGCATTGAAGCCGAACATAAGGAATTTATTTCTTTTGAGAAATCAGCGCATTATCCCCAATTTGAAGAGAAAGAAAAATTTAGTGAATGGATGGCAGATACATTCATCAATAAAAACAAGTAA
- a CDS encoding histidine phosphatase family protein: protein MHKRSDSELTKSGVKRAVAFGERIKKIDFTAIYSNPSKRTALSTYLIRQRFTLF, encoded by the coding sequence ATACACAAAAGGAGCGACTCTGAGTTAACAAAGAGTGGAGTGAAAAGAGCAGTAGCGTTCGGAGAAAGGATTAAGAAGATTGATTTTACTGCAATCTATTCTAATCCGAGTAAAAGAACAGCCTTATCAACTTATTTGATAAGGCAAAGGTTCACTCTTTTTTAG
- a CDS encoding MerR family transcriptional regulator, with translation MERNTYRTSQLFEILGVSRDALRYYEKQGIVKPNHDESNNYRQYNDYDIYTLLVADFYIKRNFSMKEVRKLQEGRAIEELETLLEIKAEQLEETIRNNKFMLQKIKETKVFCEGLKEHLNVSVKYSPPSNPFRVM, from the coding sequence ATGGAAAGGAATACATATAGAACAAGTCAATTATTTGAAATTCTAGGTGTATCAAGAGATGCACTTAGATATTACGAGAAACAAGGAATTGTAAAACCAAACCATGATGAATCAAATAATTATCGACAATATAATGATTATGATATTTATACATTATTGGTTGCAGATTTTTATATAAAGAGAAACTTCTCGATGAAAGAAGTTAGAAAACTACAAGAAGGAAGAGCAATAGAAGAACTGGAAACTTTATTAGAAATAAAAGCCGAACAATTAGAAGAAACCATACGAAATAATAAATTTATGCTTCAAAAAATAAAAGAAACAAAAGTATTCTGTGAGGGATTAAAAGAACACTTAAACGTAAGCGTCAAATACTCCCCACCTTCTAACCCCTTTCGTGTTATGTGA
- the istA gene encoding IS21 family transposase, with protein MYITLDVQTDFEINSLSDLTKFKQLMENLKMKINKSQLAREMGIDRRTVDKYLSGFTPKETKEKIAILDEYYEIIAALLSEDSKQVFYYRRVLWQYLTDNHGLKCAQSTFRRYISKKPEFAAYFTEQVRVPSPKGTTRFETPPGQQAQFDWKESIPFETSDGEKIEVNVGALVLGYSRFRVFTLTLRKTQDVLFSFLTEAFEKIGGVPKEIVTDNPKTIMDVPRREDNPGKVNSRFAAFAKDFDFKVRPCIAGRPRTKGKVETQMKFIDEIHAYQGQLTLNELYQFIEKLMNRVNQSFHQGSGKIPAFALEKEKSSLLPLPAEKIRNSYRIKHQLVQVNTSSMISYKANQYSVPTKYIGQKVGIQVLDDQLWIYYNMECIARHPISNRKLNIRPSDYKETLQISAPHYPDIEALAKNNLKAIGEVYDA; from the coding sequence ATGTACATAACGCTAGATGTTCAAACGGATTTTGAAATCAATAGTCTTTCAGACTTAACAAAATTCAAACAGTTAATGGAGAATCTAAAAATGAAAATTAACAAAAGCCAATTGGCAAGGGAAATGGGTATAGATCGGCGGACGGTTGATAAATACCTAAGTGGATTTACACCAAAAGAAACAAAAGAGAAAATAGCGATTTTAGATGAATACTACGAAATAATTGCAGCACTTTTATCTGAGGACTCGAAGCAAGTCTTTTATTACCGACGCGTACTTTGGCAATACCTAACGGACAATCATGGGTTAAAATGTGCTCAATCTACTTTTCGTCGTTATATTTCAAAAAAGCCAGAGTTCGCTGCCTATTTCACAGAGCAGGTGCGCGTGCCTTCACCTAAAGGGACGACAAGATTTGAAACACCGCCTGGCCAACAAGCACAATTCGATTGGAAAGAAAGTATTCCATTCGAAACAAGTGATGGAGAAAAAATAGAGGTAAATGTAGGAGCGCTTGTGTTAGGGTATTCACGTTTCCGCGTATTCACTCTTACATTACGAAAAACACAAGATGTTTTATTCTCCTTTTTGACGGAGGCATTTGAAAAAATAGGAGGTGTTCCGAAGGAAATCGTAACTGATAATCCAAAAACGATTATGGATGTGCCACGAAGAGAAGATAATCCAGGGAAAGTAAATAGCCGGTTCGCTGCTTTTGCGAAGGACTTTGATTTCAAGGTTAGGCCGTGTATTGCAGGTCGTCCCCGTACGAAAGGGAAAGTAGAAACTCAAATGAAATTTATAGATGAAATTCATGCCTATCAAGGTCAGCTGACCTTGAACGAACTCTATCAATTCATTGAAAAGTTGATGAATCGAGTCAATCAATCCTTTCATCAAGGTTCAGGGAAAATCCCAGCATTTGCGTTAGAAAAAGAAAAGAGTTCCCTTCTTCCGCTACCAGCAGAAAAAATAAGGAACTCTTACCGTATCAAGCATCAGCTTGTACAGGTGAATACATCAAGTATGATCTCCTACAAAGCCAACCAGTATTCAGTGCCCACTAAGTACATCGGCCAAAAGGTAGGGATACAAGTACTAGATGATCAATTATGGATTTATTATAACATGGAGTGCATTGCGCGCCACCCTATATCGAATCGGAAATTAAATATTCGTCCTTCAGATTATAAAGAAACGCTGCAAATATCAGCTCCCCATTATCCAGACATTGAGGCTTTAGCTAAAAACAATCTAAAAGCCATTGGAGAGGTGTATGACGCATGA
- a CDS encoding MepB family protein, whose amino-acid sequence MNDFYTALNYVNKVIYEPNDLTVKSVQEEKQNSKYGAGTFQLSSRTVRFRVANITPTKVGQFVAFWEKDKNNENQPFTYEEATDLLVITTFKDDSEFGQFIFPKGILFKQNILRSSSTKGKMAIRVYSSWDKPTSKQAMKTQKWQLL is encoded by the coding sequence ATGAATGATTTTTATACAGCATTAAATTATGTAAATAAAGTGATTTACGAGCCAAATGATTTAACTGTAAAGTCGGTTCAAGAAGAAAAGCAAAATTCTAAGTATGGTGCTGGTACATTTCAATTATCTTCGAGAACAGTTCGTTTTAGAGTTGCAAATATAACCCCTACCAAAGTAGGGCAATTTGTTGCATTTTGGGAAAAAGATAAAAATAATGAAAACCAACCCTTTACATATGAGGAAGCAACTGATTTATTAGTTATAACTACTTTTAAAGATGATAGTGAGTTTGGACAATTTATATTTCCAAAAGGAATTCTTTTCAAACAGAATATTCTTAGGTCCAGTTCAACAAAGGGGAAAATGGCAATAAGAGTTTATTCTAGCTGGGATAAACCGACTAGTAAGCAAGCGATGAAAACTCAAAAATGGCAGTTGCTATAA
- a CDS encoding NIPSNAP family protein, with product MFYRRKFYIVKNEFVAIFNAHFNENNLPNQIKHGARLTGRWMIPNDEDTTEIFAIWEYDSYEDYGEIEKSVRSDKAHVQRVQDWYDKHGGRDYVINNYLLEVRNEEIKTTLDK from the coding sequence TTGTTTTACAGAAGGAAGTTCTACATTGTAAAGAATGAATTTGTTGCCATTTTTAATGCCCATTTTAATGAGAATAATTTACCTAATCAGATAAAACATGGTGCAAGATTAACGGGAAGATGGATGATTCCAAATGATGAAGATACTACTGAAATATTCGCTATTTGGGAATACGACAGTTACGAAGACTACGGTGAAATTGAGAAAAGTGTAAGAAGTGACAAAGCACACGTTCAACGAGTTCAAGATTGGTATGATAAACATGGCGGGAGAGATTATGTCATCAATAATTATTTATTAGAAGTGAGGAACGAAGAGATAAAAACAACATTGGATAAATAA